The Paramixta manurensis region TTAGCGCGACCAGCAGCGTTTTGTATACCTGCTCGGCATTAAGATTGAGTTTACGCACCGCTTCATCGCCAAAATGCGTTTCCTGACTATCGTGTTCGTACGGGTGAAGGGTAAAGGCGATACGCTGTTTTTCCAGAAGTTTTACTGCGGGCGTCATGATAAAGGTCCTTAATCTATCCTTAATATGCAATGCGTTAGGGTGAGTTCCGTGATGTGTTAGGGATTTATTGCGAATAATACTGGCGAAATTCCAGGCTTTGGGCGACAATCGCCCTCGCGTCGGTAACTCGATTATCGGCGAATAACGAAAATCATAAAAAAATTCCTCTTTGACGGGCCGATACTATTATCGGCCTTTTTTTTATCTTTGTTTTAACAGCGCAGGCAAATTATCGTCGCCATAGAGGTGTAAGGCTCCGACGGCGACGACATAACGTCCAGGCGGTAGCGCGATCAGCGCTTGTTTCCAGCGTCGATTACGCTGGCTCATTAACACATCATTCAATTCGCTGCTAAAGGTACCAGGCAATGAAACCTGACTTTGGCCGGGCGGCGATTCTAACCACCAACTGACCATGGTTTGGAGTAAGCGGGCGTTGGTATGCCAGTGGTTGAGCGTGTCTTCCAATAACGAAATCCCATTGCTCGGCAGCGATTGTAATAAATCCATCTGCTCGGATGGCCCTTCCAACTCAATAATTTTTAACTGCCGTGCGGCGGCGGCCTGCAATAGTTGATAATCAATGCCGTAGTCCGGACGTAGCCCTAAACGTTGCGCCTGCTGTGCCTGAACCATTAAGGCAACCTGCCAGCCCGGTAAAGTATCAATCAATTGTGGATTGATCCCTAACTCATCGCACAGGCGCAGCAAGGTTTGCTGGTGTTGCTCGTTTAAGCGCTCGGCAAGCGGCGGCTGGGGACTTTGATGGGTAAAGGGAGAAGTGCCGTCGGTAATATCCGCCTCGACAATCAAAGCATCGGCGGTATTGAGGCGCTGCAATAACGCGGCGGGTAGCGGCATCATATTGTGGGTGCCCATATGAATGCTACCGACTAAATGTAACTCGCGCTCACCGGGCAAATACACATCAATTGCCGGGTAAGCATAGTGCTTCGGCGATAACGCACGAAACAGTGCGGAAATTTTGCGCAGTAATCGATCCATTTTTCCGCCTTATGCAAGAAAACTCCTCATGCTAGCGGTTTATGCAGCGGATGAACAGACGGGGCGCCATCGCCCCGTCGGTTTAACCGTTTTCCGGCGGTTGATAACGTAGCAGGCGGTTGGCGTTACTGACCACGGTAATCGATGAAAGCGCCATCGCGGCACCAGCGACCACCGGGCTCAGTAGCGTACCGGTTAAGGGATATAACACGCCTGCCGCAATGGGAATACCCAGCGAGTTATACACAAATGCGCCCAACAGATTTTGTTTCATATTGCGTAGCGTGGCTTTAGCAATTGACAGCGCGTCGGCAACTGCAGTGAGGTCGTGACGCATCAGCGTGATGGCCGCCGTCTCAATCGCCACGTCACTACCGCTTCCCAGTGCGATACCCACATCAGCCTGCGCTAATGCTGGCGCATCGTTAATGCCATCACCAATCATTGCTACCTGCTGCCCCTGTTGTTGCAACTGCTTAATCGCTTGCGCTTTTCCTTCCGGCAAGACGCCAGCAATCACTTCATCCAGACCGGCTTCCTGTGCGATGGCGCGTGCCGTCACTTCATTATCGCCGGTCAGCATCAGTAAACGGTACCCAAGATTGTGCAGGCGTTTTAGCGCCGAAACGCTTTCCTGACGCAGCGGATCGCGAATCGCGAACAGCGCCGCCAACTGCCCGTCTGCCGCCAGCAGAACCGGCGTCGCGCCATGCTGCGCCATACGCATTATCGTCTCGTCGGCGGCCCGGACATCAATTTGATGTTGCTCCATCAGTGCACGGTTACCCAGCAATAGCGGAATCGCATCAATCGTGCCGCTGACACCATAGCCACTGAGCGTGCGGAATTGTTCAGTTTCCGGGAGCCGGTGGTTTGATGCATACGCAACGATTGCCTGGGCCAGCGGGTGGTTCGATCCCTGTTCTAACGCGGCAGCCTGCGCGACCGCCCGGGCCGCTTCATAATTGCCGAAAGTGACCAC contains the following coding sequences:
- a CDS encoding TraB/GumN family protein, which produces MDRLLRKISALFRALSPKHYAYPAIDVYLPGERELHLVGSIHMGTHNMMPLPAALLQRLNTADALIVEADITDGTSPFTHQSPQPPLAERLNEQHQQTLLRLCDELGINPQLIDTLPGWQVALMVQAQQAQRLGLRPDYGIDYQLLQAAAARQLKIIELEGPSEQMDLLQSLPSNGISLLEDTLNHWHTNARLLQTMVSWWLESPPGQSQVSLPGTFSSELNDVLMSQRNRRWKQALIALPPGRYVVAVGALHLYGDDNLPALLKQR